In Chitinivibrionales bacterium, one genomic interval encodes:
- a CDS encoding DUF3786 domain-containing protein, giving the protein MAKPKNAMEIFQHLDKSNCRECGEKTCLAFAGAVFKGEKALDRCPKLDAQTIEALSGGGEAANPAEQTREEYLRKLKEEIAHTDLSEAAERVGGRFNGKKLTAKVLGKDFNVDTNGILSAEIHVNPWVAVPFLNYVIYAEGVSPTGNWVSFRELKNGPERYPLFQKRCEEAMKQVADVYTDLFDDMVHLFGGKQVDEAFESDIAVVLHPLPKVPIMICYWEPEEDLASALNLFYDETADRNLDIGSLFTLGAGLTQMFEKLAARHGYVPAAG; this is encoded by the coding sequence ATGGCCAAACCGAAAAATGCGATGGAGATATTCCAGCACCTGGACAAATCCAATTGCAGGGAATGCGGCGAAAAGACCTGCCTTGCGTTTGCCGGAGCTGTGTTTAAGGGCGAAAAAGCCCTTGACCGGTGTCCGAAACTGGATGCGCAGACCATCGAAGCGCTCTCCGGCGGAGGAGAAGCCGCCAATCCTGCGGAACAAACCCGTGAGGAATATCTCCGGAAACTGAAAGAAGAGATCGCCCACACAGACCTTTCCGAAGCGGCGGAGCGGGTGGGGGGGCGATTCAACGGAAAGAAGCTGACCGCCAAGGTACTCGGCAAGGATTTCAATGTCGATACAAATGGAATCCTTTCCGCCGAAATCCACGTCAACCCCTGGGTAGCGGTCCCCTTTCTAAACTATGTGATCTATGCCGAAGGGGTCTCCCCCACCGGGAACTGGGTCTCCTTCCGGGAATTGAAAAACGGTCCGGAGCGTTACCCGCTGTTCCAGAAGCGCTGCGAGGAGGCGATGAAACAGGTAGCGGATGTTTACACCGATCTTTTCGACGATATGGTCCACCTTTTCGGGGGAAAGCAGGTGGATGAGGCGTTTGAATCGGACATCGCCGTGGTCCTCCATCCTCTTCCCAAGGTACCCATCATGATCTGCTACTGGGAGCCGGAAGAGGATCTGGCCTCGGCCCTGAATCTCTTTTATGACGAAACAGCGGACAGAAATCTCGATATCGGCTCCCTCTTCACCCTGGGAGCCGGGCTGACGCAGATGTTCGAAAAGCTGGCCGCGCGGCATGGATATGTGCCGGCGGCAGGGTAG